Proteins from one Candidatus Neomarinimicrobiota bacterium genomic window:
- a CDS encoding glutamate mutase L: MSIPENINVILATDCGSTTTKAILIEKVGDEFRLRVRGEAPTTVEAPFEDVTRGVINAIEEVEELSGRQILKNSDIQTPSDGMNGVDIYISTSSAGGGLQMMVSGVVKTMTAESAERAALGAGSIVMDVIASNDGRLPHERIERIRHLRPDMILLSGGIDGGTVKHVVELAELIEAAKPQPRLGSGYKLPVIYAGNKEARDKIRERLEDVTDLQVVDNLRPTLEEENLAPAREKIHDLFMEHVMAQAPGYKKLMHLTDAPIMPTPGAVGLLIQAIAEDEEIDVVGVDIGGATTDVFSVFEETFNRTVSANLGMSYSVANVLAESGLENILRWVPFEIDNADLRNRIVNKMIRPTTIPQTLTELKIEQAIAREALRLAFEQHKSFATSLKGVQRARDISDTFDQSMAGETLVNLESLDLIVGSGGVLSHAPRRQQAMLMMIDAFLPEGITELAVDSIFMMPQLGVLSTLHRQAATQVFEKDCLIRLGTCIAPFGSMRKPKEALKIDLELSSGESISETLPYGDLITYPLTFEGTATGEITPLNGLDLGKGKNSPIKVELRGGIVGLTFDARGRRPFGLPDDESERLSKLLHWYESMNIYPDEE, from the coding sequence ATGAGCATACCAGAAAATATTAATGTAATTCTCGCTACCGATTGTGGCAGTACGACCACCAAAGCCATCCTGATCGAAAAAGTCGGAGATGAATTCCGCTTGCGGGTGCGCGGCGAGGCGCCAACCACGGTAGAGGCGCCGTTTGAGGACGTCACCCGGGGCGTCATCAATGCAATTGAGGAAGTGGAAGAACTTAGTGGCCGGCAAATCCTCAAAAACAGTGACATACAGACTCCCAGCGATGGCATGAACGGTGTGGACATCTATATTTCCACCAGCTCTGCCGGTGGTGGCCTCCAGATGATGGTCTCCGGCGTCGTCAAAACCATGACCGCCGAATCCGCCGAACGGGCAGCCCTTGGCGCCGGATCAATCGTGATGGATGTGATTGCCTCCAATGACGGGCGCCTGCCGCACGAGCGCATCGAACGCATCCGTCACCTTCGCCCGGATATGATTTTGCTCTCCGGGGGCATCGACGGCGGCACAGTGAAGCATGTGGTGGAGCTGGCGGAACTGATCGAAGCCGCTAAACCGCAGCCGAGGCTGGGCTCCGGATACAAGCTTCCGGTGATTTACGCAGGTAATAAGGAAGCCAGAGATAAAATTCGCGAGAGACTGGAAGACGTCACCGACCTGCAGGTGGTGGATAACCTCCGGCCGACGCTGGAAGAAGAAAACCTCGCTCCGGCCAGGGAAAAAATACACGATCTCTTTATGGAGCACGTGATGGCGCAGGCGCCGGGCTATAAAAAGCTAATGCATCTGACAGATGCGCCGATTATGCCGACTCCAGGCGCGGTGGGGCTGCTCATCCAGGCTATCGCGGAAGATGAAGAAATCGATGTTGTGGGCGTAGACATCGGTGGAGCTACGACGGATGTCTTTAGCGTGTTTGAAGAGACCTTTAATCGAACGGTGAGCGCCAATCTCGGCATGAGCTACAGCGTGGCGAATGTGTTGGCGGAATCCGGCCTGGAAAATATCCTGCGCTGGGTGCCGTTCGAAATCGACAACGCGGATCTCCGGAATCGGATCGTCAACAAAATGATCCGGCCAACAACTATTCCTCAGACACTCACAGAGTTGAAAATAGAGCAGGCCATAGCCCGCGAAGCACTCCGTCTGGCGTTTGAGCAACATAAATCATTCGCAACCAGCCTGAAGGGCGTACAACGCGCCAGAGATATCTCTGATACATTCGACCAGAGCATGGCCGGGGAAACACTTGTGAATTTGGAATCGCTTGACCTCATCGTTGGCAGCGGTGGCGTGTTGTCTCACGCGCCACGCCGGCAACAGGCCATGCTTATGATGATCGATGCGTTTCTGCCGGAAGGGATCACCGAACTCGCCGTAGATTCCATATTTATGATGCCCCAACTCGGCGTTTTATCCACGCTACACCGACAAGCGGCTACACAGGTTTTTGAAAAAGACTGCTTGATCCGGCTGGGCACCTGCATCGCACCGTTTGGCAGTATGAGAAAGCCAAAGGAGGCACTGAAGATAGATCTGGAACTCTCATCCGGAGAATCGATATCTGAGACTTTGCCCTATGGTGACTTAATTACATATCCGTTAACCTTTGAAGGTACAGCCACCGGAGAAATTACGCCGCTGAACGGACTCGATCTGGGCAAAGGCAAAAACTCGCCGATCAAGGTTGAACTCCGGGGCGGCATCGTCGGATTGACTTTTGACGCCAGGGGGCGTCGTCCATTTGGCTTACCAGACGACGAAAGCGAACGATTATCCAAATTGCTTCACTGGTATGAATCGATGAATATTTATCCGGACGAGGAATAA